The Halogeometricum borinquense DSM 11551 genome window below encodes:
- a CDS encoding NADPH-dependent FMN reductase, with product MHRPNETRYHRSYSGTLKNALDYCGRDEFAETTVGLLEVAAGRFPGTAIVHLRHVVRTLHAWTVPTAVAIPDSHTIVTADGITDETIAERTRQLGRELVEYAGVAQYPKGSVQPIAVAEAKQGDS from the coding sequence ATGCACCGACCCAACGAGACCCGCTACCACAGGTCGTACTCGGGAACGCTCAAAAACGCGCTCGATTACTGCGGACGCGACGAGTTCGCAGAAACGACTGTCGGACTCCTCGAAGTCGCTGCCGGCAGATTTCCGGGAACCGCAATCGTCCATCTTCGACACGTCGTTCGGACGTTGCACGCGTGGACGGTGCCGACAGCGGTTGCGATTCCGGACTCACACACAATCGTGACTGCGGACGGCATTACAGACGAAACCATCGCTGAGCGGACTCGACAACTGGGGCGAGAACTCGTCGAATACGCTGGCGTGGCTCAGTACCCGAAGGGAAGTGTCCAACCGATAGCTGTCGCGGAAGCCAAACAGGGAGACAGTTAG
- a CDS encoding NADP-dependent oxidoreductase, translating to MNAIRVHEYGDADVLTHEDIPRPEPAADELLVRVHAAGVNPIDWMVREGYADNALDPSLPYVPGWDLSGVVADVGTSVSAFAPGDEVFGLVGMPDPGNAYAEYATVPAEDVVLKSDALTHEEAAAIPMVALTARRALFEVGDVRSGQRVLVHAAAGGVGHIAVQLASHAGASVIGTASARNEGFLRELGVDEFVDYRNQSFEDELSDIDVILDAVGGETLEQSIDVITHGGRIVTLPKPPSQNVVTNARNERNASIDWFSVEPDAAALSEIRTLVENGHLSVTVSDAWPLSEAHAAHRASQRGHVRGKLVLTTDFEAD from the coding sequence ATGAACGCGATTCGCGTACACGAATACGGCGACGCGGATGTGCTGACTCACGAAGATATACCACGTCCGGAACCGGCCGCCGACGAACTCCTCGTGCGGGTACACGCCGCAGGAGTGAATCCCATCGACTGGATGGTTCGGGAGGGGTACGCAGACAACGCACTCGATCCGTCGCTTCCGTACGTCCCGGGGTGGGACCTGTCCGGTGTCGTAGCTGACGTCGGGACGTCCGTCTCGGCGTTCGCCCCCGGTGACGAAGTCTTCGGACTCGTGGGGATGCCGGACCCCGGAAACGCCTACGCCGAATACGCAACCGTTCCGGCTGAGGACGTTGTGCTAAAATCGGACGCGCTCACCCACGAGGAGGCCGCCGCCATCCCGATGGTCGCGCTGACCGCTCGACGCGCGCTCTTCGAAGTTGGCGACGTACGATCCGGACAGCGTGTCCTCGTCCACGCCGCCGCCGGAGGCGTCGGCCACATCGCGGTGCAGTTGGCGTCGCACGCCGGTGCGTCCGTGATCGGAACAGCATCCGCACGCAACGAGGGCTTCCTCCGAGAGTTGGGCGTTGACGAGTTCGTCGATTACCGGAACCAGTCGTTCGAGGACGAACTCTCCGACATCGATGTCATCCTCGATGCCGTCGGCGGCGAAACACTCGAACAGTCGATAGACGTGATAACACACGGGGGTCGCATCGTCACCCTTCCGAAACCACCGTCTCAGAACGTGGTCACGAACGCCCGCAACGAACGGAACGCATCGATTGACTGGTTCAGCGTCGAACCGGACGCAGCGGCGCTCTCGGAGATACGAACGCTCGTCGAGAACGGTCACCTCAGTGTGACCGTCAGCGACGCGTGGCCGCTTTCAGAGGCGCACGCTGCCCACAGAGCGAGCCAACGCGGCCACGTCCGAGGAAAACTCGTCCTCACGACTGACTTCGAAGCCGACTGA